One Microcebus murinus isolate Inina chromosome 10, M.murinus_Inina_mat1.0, whole genome shotgun sequence DNA segment encodes these proteins:
- the PRKAG1 gene encoding 5'-AMP-activated protein kinase subunit gamma-1 isoform X1 → METVTSSDSSPALENEHPQETPESNNSVYTSFMKSHRCYDLIPTSSKLVVFDTSLQVKKAFFALVTNGVRAAPLWDSKKQSFVGMLTITDFINILHRYYKSALVQIYELEEHKIETWREVYLQDSFKPLVCISPNASLFDAVSSLIRNKIHRLPVIDPESGNTLYILTHKRILKFLKLFITEFPKPEFMSKSLEELQIGTYANIAMVRTTTPVYVALGIFVQHRVSALPVVDEKGRVVDIYSKFDVINLAAEKTYNNLDVSVTKALQHRSHYFEGVLKCYLHETLETIINRLVEAEVHRLVVVDENDVVKGIVSLSDILQALVLTGGEKKL, encoded by the exons AGACCCCAGAATCCAACAATAGTGTGTATACTTCCTTCATGAAGTCTCATCGCTGCTATGACCTGATTCCCACGAGCTCCAAATTGGTTGTATTCGATACTTCCCTGCAG GTGAAGAAAGCTTTCTTTGCTTTGGTGACTAATGGTGTACGAGCTGCCCCTTTGTGGGATAGTAAGAAGCAAAGTTTTGTGG GCATGCTGACCATCACCGATTTCATCAACATCCTGCATCGCTACTATAAATCAGCCTTG GTACAGATCTATGAGCTAGAAGAACACAAGATAGAAACTTGGAGAG AGGTGTATCTACAGGACTCCTTTAAACCACTTGTCTGCATTTCTCCTAATGCCAG CTTGTTTGATGCTGTATCTTCATTAATTCGAAACAAGATCCACAGGCTGCCAGTTATTGACCCAGAATCAGGCAACACTTTATACATCCTCACCCACAAGCGCATCCTGAAGTTCCTCAAATTGTTT ATCACAGAGTTTCCCAAGCCAGAGTTCATGTCTAAGTCTCTGGAAGAGCTACAGATTGGCACCTATGCCAATATTGCTATGGTCCGCACTACCACCCCTGTCTACGTGGCTCTGGGCATCTTTGTACAGCATAGAGTCTCGGCGCTGCCAGTGGTGGATGAGAAAG GTCGTGTGGTGGACATCTACTCCAAGTTTGATGTTATC AATCTGGCAGCAGAAAAGACCTACAACAACCTAGATGTGTCTGTGACTAAAGCTCTACAACATCGATCACACTACTTTGAGGGTGTTCTTAAGTGCTACCTGCATGAGACTCTAGAGACCATCATCAACAGGCTTGTGGAAGCAGAG GTTCACCGACTTGTAGTGGTGGATGAGAATGATGTGGTCAAGGGAATTGTATCACTGTCTGACATCCTGCAGGCCCTGGTGCTCACAGGCGGAGAGAAGAAGCTCTGA
- the PRKAG1 gene encoding 5'-AMP-activated protein kinase subunit gamma-1 isoform X2 encodes MKSHRCYDLIPTSSKLVVFDTSLQVKKAFFALVTNGVRAAPLWDSKKQSFVGMLTITDFINILHRYYKSALVQIYELEEHKIETWREVYLQDSFKPLVCISPNASLFDAVSSLIRNKIHRLPVIDPESGNTLYILTHKRILKFLKLFITEFPKPEFMSKSLEELQIGTYANIAMVRTTTPVYVALGIFVQHRVSALPVVDEKGRVVDIYSKFDVINLAAEKTYNNLDVSVTKALQHRSHYFEGVLKCYLHETLETIINRLVEAEVHRLVVVDENDVVKGIVSLSDILQALVLTGGEKKL; translated from the exons ATGAAGTCTCATCGCTGCTATGACCTGATTCCCACGAGCTCCAAATTGGTTGTATTCGATACTTCCCTGCAG GTGAAGAAAGCTTTCTTTGCTTTGGTGACTAATGGTGTACGAGCTGCCCCTTTGTGGGATAGTAAGAAGCAAAGTTTTGTGG GCATGCTGACCATCACCGATTTCATCAACATCCTGCATCGCTACTATAAATCAGCCTTG GTACAGATCTATGAGCTAGAAGAACACAAGATAGAAACTTGGAGAG AGGTGTATCTACAGGACTCCTTTAAACCACTTGTCTGCATTTCTCCTAATGCCAG CTTGTTTGATGCTGTATCTTCATTAATTCGAAACAAGATCCACAGGCTGCCAGTTATTGACCCAGAATCAGGCAACACTTTATACATCCTCACCCACAAGCGCATCCTGAAGTTCCTCAAATTGTTT ATCACAGAGTTTCCCAAGCCAGAGTTCATGTCTAAGTCTCTGGAAGAGCTACAGATTGGCACCTATGCCAATATTGCTATGGTCCGCACTACCACCCCTGTCTACGTGGCTCTGGGCATCTTTGTACAGCATAGAGTCTCGGCGCTGCCAGTGGTGGATGAGAAAG GTCGTGTGGTGGACATCTACTCCAAGTTTGATGTTATC AATCTGGCAGCAGAAAAGACCTACAACAACCTAGATGTGTCTGTGACTAAAGCTCTACAACATCGATCACACTACTTTGAGGGTGTTCTTAAGTGCTACCTGCATGAGACTCTAGAGACCATCATCAACAGGCTTGTGGAAGCAGAG GTTCACCGACTTGTAGTGGTGGATGAGAATGATGTGGTCAAGGGAATTGTATCACTGTCTGACATCCTGCAGGCCCTGGTGCTCACAGGCGGAGAGAAGAAGCTCTGA